Proteins encoded in a region of the Cytobacillus pseudoceanisediminis genome:
- a CDS encoding aspartate/glutamate racemase family protein: MKVIGLIGGMSWESSVEYYRIINEEVKRRLGGLHSAKCLLYSVDFHEIERYQSEGAWGKAGEVLGNAARSLEKGGADFIIICTNTMHKVIGDIQSKINIPILHIADATAAQIKKKGIKSVGLLGTRYTMEEDFYKSRLEFNGIQVIVPNDNEREIINKIIYEELCLGKIHQKSRDYYKKVIQGLIKSGAKGIILGCTEIGLLVKPEDSNVSLFDTTYIHAFEAVNMSLK; encoded by the coding sequence ATGAAGGTTATTGGTCTTATTGGCGGAATGAGTTGGGAATCTTCTGTTGAATATTATCGGATTATCAATGAAGAAGTTAAAAGAAGATTAGGGGGATTACATTCAGCGAAATGTCTTTTATATAGTGTCGATTTTCATGAAATTGAACGTTACCAATCAGAAGGCGCCTGGGGAAAGGCCGGTGAAGTGTTAGGTAATGCTGCGCGTTCTTTGGAAAAGGGAGGGGCTGACTTTATTATTATTTGTACTAATACGATGCACAAAGTTATAGGTGATATCCAGTCGAAAATTAATATCCCCATTTTGCATATCGCAGATGCAACAGCAGCCCAAATTAAAAAGAAAGGAATTAAGTCTGTTGGGTTACTAGGCACAAGGTACACAATGGAGGAGGATTTTTATAAATCACGCTTGGAGTTTAATGGTATACAAGTTATTGTGCCAAATGACAATGAAAGAGAGATTATAAACAAGATTATTTACGAAGAGTTATGTTTGGGTAAGATTCATCAAAAGTCAAGGGATTATTATAAAAAAGTTATCCAAGGTTTAATCAAGTCTGGAGCTAAAGGGATTATATTAGGCTGTACAGAAATTGGATTATTGGTAAAACCGGAGGATTCTAATGTTTCTCTATTTGACACAACCTACATACATGCTTTCGAAGCTGTAAATATGTCCTTAAAATAG
- a CDS encoding DUF4111 domain-containing protein, protein MGCYNPQKSDIDFLVVVNEKLTPANISRIAKLALSLHDEMSNERGIEFTIILETYLKKFVYPTPFEFHYSEYHREKYRTNENYLCGGFEDEDLASQIVVAYERGLTLYGKPLSELYEPIDSQYYLASILHDVEGAAEEIISNPPAYLTPMYLTLNLCRVLYFIKEGKISSKREGGEWGLNNLPHKYQQLVERCLNEYNGETFSSEVVSQTFYEFIEFMIKEIRQDILLS, encoded by the coding sequence ATGGGGTGTTATAATCCCCAAAAAAGTGATATCGATTTCTTAGTCGTTGTAAATGAAAAGCTAACACCAGCAAATATTTCTAGGATCGCAAAATTAGCTTTATCTTTACATGATGAGATGTCTAATGAGCGTGGAATAGAGTTTACCATTATTTTAGAAACTTACCTAAAAAAGTTTGTTTATCCGACTCCTTTCGAGTTTCATTACTCGGAATATCATAGGGAGAAATATCGCACAAATGAGAATTATCTTTGCGGGGGATTTGAAGATGAGGATTTAGCTTCACAAATTGTTGTTGCCTATGAGAGAGGATTAACACTGTATGGAAAACCATTAAGTGAACTTTATGAACCAATAGATAGTCAGTATTACCTTGCCTCCATTCTGCATGATGTGGAGGGAGCTGCGGAGGAGATCATTAGCAATCCACCTGCGTACCTGACTCCTATGTACCTAACCTTAAATCTCTGTCGAGTTCTTTATTTTATTAAAGAAGGTAAGATATCTTCAAAGCGCGAAGGCGGGGAATGGGGATTAAATAACCTGCCTCATAAATACCAGCAGTTGGTTGAACGTTGTCTAAATGAATATAACGGAGAAACATTTAGTAGTGAAGTTGTTTCCCAGACTTTTTATGAATTCATTGAATTCATGATTAAAGAAATAAGGCAAGACATTTTATTAAGCTAA
- a CDS encoding DNA alkylation repair protein codes for MNENKGTEIKRSLKAENILSQINSKTKLGDLRKIAKDIKKDHELAMELWSTEEFLPRLLAILIMDKKLLSQDVLNKLDKDMQTHTFDERNNLMDWLMANQITKDKKTIALMESWENSSSALQRRAFWYNQGRLRWTGQTPPDNTEDLLSALEANITQEEPEVQWAMNFTAGWIGVYDEKNRARCIKLGEKTGLYKDEIVAKGCTPSYLPEFIKIEVNKRHNN; via the coding sequence ATGAATGAAAATAAAGGTACAGAAATAAAACGCTCTTTAAAAGCAGAAAACATTCTATCTCAGATCAATAGTAAAACTAAGCTAGGCGACTTACGAAAAATCGCGAAGGACATTAAAAAAGATCACGAACTAGCTATGGAACTTTGGTCAACCGAGGAGTTTTTGCCCAGACTATTAGCAATCTTAATTATGGACAAAAAACTTCTTTCACAAGATGTGCTAAATAAGCTTGATAAGGATATGCAGACTCACACTTTTGATGAGCGAAATAACTTAATGGATTGGTTAATGGCTAATCAGATTACCAAAGACAAGAAGACAATTGCATTGATGGAGTCATGGGAAAATAGTTCTTCTGCTCTTCAAAGACGAGCTTTCTGGTATAATCAAGGGCGATTGAGATGGACTGGACAAACACCGCCTGATAACACCGAAGACTTGCTATCTGCATTAGAAGCTAATATTACGCAGGAAGAACCGGAAGTTCAATGGGCTATGAATTTCACGGCAGGCTGGATAGGTGTTTATGATGAAAAGAATCGTGCACGTTGTATTAAACTTGGTGAGAAAACGGGTCTTTACAAAGATGAAATAGTAGCAAAAGGATGTACTCCAAGCTATTTGCCGGAGTTCATTAAGATTGAAGTTAACAAACGACATAATAATTAG
- a CDS encoding LacI family DNA-binding transcriptional regulator, which yields MATILDIARLSGVSKSTVSRVINNHPHVSEDSRTKVMEAIEKLSFVRNARGVNLRTQTTKTIGVTIPVLDHPYFSPLVGMIAAKCRKAGYKIVIFQTFYSIDEENKIYEKLTENELDAVIITHTLLGEKKIKQRVRDKIVLICNEPLQTRHLDVFSLDERDAVYSSTQYLLKEGRNQLLFCADEEKTPLQRQRWEGFKQAHLDLNKSCTIQQKLSGYSTIEEGILLGDEIFSGHCNHDGILAGSDFLAAGLLSSAKKHGVSVPKELSIIGFDNHPICLTTFPALSSIQNQTELMVKDLMYCLLDRLEGKKFPTVRKVYKGNLVIRGT from the coding sequence ATGGCTACTATTCTAGATATAGCTCGACTTAGTGGCGTTTCTAAGTCCACGGTATCACGCGTTATCAATAATCATCCTCATGTTTCAGAAGACAGCCGAACAAAAGTAATGGAAGCAATAGAAAAGTTGTCTTTTGTTCGAAATGCACGAGGTGTAAACCTTAGAACACAGACAACAAAAACAATTGGTGTGACAATCCCGGTCCTTGATCACCCATATTTTAGCCCGCTTGTTGGCATGATTGCAGCAAAATGCAGAAAAGCTGGATATAAGATAGTGATTTTCCAAACGTTTTATTCTATTGATGAGGAAAATAAAATTTATGAGAAGTTAACTGAAAATGAGCTGGACGCGGTAATTATCACCCATACTTTATTAGGTGAGAAGAAGATTAAACAGAGAGTTAGAGATAAGATAGTGCTTATTTGCAACGAACCACTTCAAACAAGACATTTAGATGTCTTTTCACTTGATGAAAGGGATGCAGTTTATTCATCTACCCAATACCTGCTGAAAGAAGGACGCAACCAACTATTATTTTGTGCGGATGAAGAAAAAACGCCACTTCAGCGACAAAGATGGGAAGGGTTTAAACAAGCTCATCTTGATTTAAATAAATCATGTACTATTCAGCAAAAGTTAAGTGGTTACTCTACGATTGAAGAAGGTATACTACTGGGAGATGAAATTTTTTCAGGTCATTGCAATCATGATGGAATTCTTGCAGGCAGTGACTTTTTAGCGGCAGGATTACTTTCGTCAGCTAAAAAACATGGTGTTTCTGTTCCAAAAGAACTTTCCATTATTGGTTTTGACAACCACCCAATTTGCCTGACAACTTTCCCTGCACTTTCCAGCATTCAAAATCAGACTGAATTGATGGTCAAGGATTTGATGTACTGCTTACTTGACAGACTTGAAGGTAAAAAATTTCCCACTGTAAGAAAAGTTTATAAAGGGAATCTGGTAATAAGGGGGACTTAA
- a CDS encoding HAD-IIB family hydrolase, whose translation MTFKVYHSNGNPDYLMIFDFDETYYPHELKGWQLKDLYELEEYLDRIVHKKNIRIGWVTGSSLADIHKKMRAARMNYLPHFIASNLGTELWEINSKGEFYQNQEWRKRIKRSGFSHRVVEDLINDLRQLYGIQLQKQTQFGQQSFKMNYYYFIEDSARVKYDLDIIKQLARNSGINFNINRCNPLAGDPVNAFDVDFIPQNTGKRAVVYFVIKQFSISVENTFAFGDSGNDIEMLKAVKHGYLLKNATEEAKQLHDTITADPYAKGIQNVCRIYF comes from the coding sequence GTGACATTTAAAGTGTACCATTCTAATGGAAATCCTGACTACTTAATGATATTTGATTTTGATGAAACATACTATCCGCATGAACTAAAAGGCTGGCAGTTAAAAGATTTGTATGAGCTTGAGGAGTATCTTGATAGGATTGTTCATAAGAAAAATATCAGAATTGGTTGGGTAACAGGCAGTAGTTTGGCTGATATCCATAAAAAAATGAGAGCAGCTCGGATGAACTACCTTCCGCATTTTATTGCATCAAATCTAGGAACGGAGTTATGGGAGATCAATTCTAAAGGAGAATTTTATCAAAATCAAGAGTGGAGGAAAAGAATCAAAAGGTCAGGATTTAGCCATAGAGTGGTTGAAGATCTTATTAATGATTTAAGACAATTATATGGAATACAGTTACAAAAACAAACACAATTTGGTCAACAATCGTTTAAAATGAATTATTATTATTTTATAGAAGATAGTGCGAGGGTTAAGTATGATCTAGATATCATAAAACAACTAGCACGCAATAGCGGAATAAATTTCAATATTAATCGTTGTAACCCTCTAGCTGGAGATCCGGTAAATGCATTTGATGTAGATTTTATTCCACAAAATACAGGCAAACGTGCAGTAGTGTACTTCGTCATAAAACAGTTTAGCATCTCTGTTGAGAATACATTTGCGTTTGGAGATAGTGGGAATGATATAGAGATGCTTAAAGCCGTAAAGCATGGATATTTATTGAAGAATGCTACAGAAGAAGCAAAACAACTGCATGATACGATAACGGCAGATCCTTATGCCAAAGGCATCCAAAACGTTTGTAGGATTTACTTTTAA
- a CDS encoding GNAT family N-acetyltransferase: MIKELSTKRLMLRKMQVSDLEKLFQVWSNPEVTRFMNIDNFTDKKQAKEMIILFDKLSKENTAIRYSIIELESNEIIGSCGFNILDFENAKAEIGYEINKPFWGKGFAPEAITCLIRHAFNDLELNRIEAKVEPENFNSIKVLKKLNFGFEGTMRKVERSKGRFIDLNLYSLLVTD, translated from the coding sequence TTGATTAAAGAACTTAGCACAAAAAGATTAATGTTAAGAAAAATGCAGGTATCAGACTTAGAGAAATTGTTTCAAGTTTGGTCTAATCCAGAAGTAACTAGATTCATGAATATTGATAATTTCACTGATAAAAAACAAGCAAAAGAAATGATTATATTATTTGATAAACTATCAAAAGAAAACACTGCAATCCGATACTCAATAATTGAGTTAGAATCAAATGAAATTATTGGTTCTTGCGGTTTTAACATTTTAGATTTTGAAAATGCAAAAGCTGAAATTGGTTACGAAATTAATAAACCTTTTTGGGGTAAAGGCTTTGCTCCTGAAGCTATTACTTGTTTAATAAGGCATGCCTTTAACGATTTAGAACTTAATCGAATAGAAGCAAAAGTAGAACCTGAAAATTTCAACTCAATTAAAGTCCTGAAAAAATTAAATTTCGGCTTTGAAGGAACAATGAGAAAAGTGGAAAGATCAAAAGGACGCTTTATTGATCTCAATCTATATTCGTTGTTAGTAACAGATTAA
- a CDS encoding MDR family MFS transporter has protein sequence MKQLQSRQNLVVTGLLLSILMASMDNTIVATAMGTIVGDLGGLDKFIWVTSAYMVAEMAGMPIFGKLSDMFGRKRFFMMGLIFFMFGSILCGTAQTIEQLSVYRALQGIGGGALIPITFTIIIDLFPPGKRGKMSGLFGAVFGLSSIFGPLLGAYITDYISWHWIFYINLPIGVLSLMLIALFYKESHKRKKQKIDWMGSITLVGAIVCLLFALELGGNEYTWDSTVILSLFTGFAILFTMFFITEKSAEDPVISFTMFKDRLFASSTMVGLFYGVSFIVGIVYLPIFIQGVTGGSATNSGLILLPMMLGVVVSSQIGAMAAPKLGFRSVMLIFSVILLIGMYLLSTVSAETSRFVITLYMIIIGLGTGASFSVINMAAIHRFGPESRGSATSTVSFLRQLGMSLGITIYGIIQRSYFSYKTQEISSGNNHLITGGAQNDPRSILSEQARKTMQEPLLDKIIDALAESISYTFTWALIPSVLALFFVFFLTNDRISSSDTQQKN, from the coding sequence ATGAAGCAGCTACAAAGTAGACAAAATCTGGTAGTAACAGGATTGTTGCTCTCTATTCTTATGGCTTCAATGGATAACACCATTGTTGCAACAGCTATGGGGACCATTGTTGGGGATTTAGGAGGGCTTGATAAGTTTATTTGGGTAACATCAGCTTATATGGTGGCGGAAATGGCAGGTATGCCGATATTTGGCAAACTTTCTGATATGTTTGGACGGAAACGTTTTTTTATGATGGGGTTAATCTTTTTTATGTTCGGGTCAATTCTTTGCGGAACTGCTCAGACCATTGAACAGCTTAGTGTTTACCGTGCTTTACAGGGAATTGGCGGTGGTGCATTAATACCGATAACCTTCACCATTATAATCGATCTTTTCCCGCCTGGTAAGCGGGGAAAGATGAGCGGGCTATTCGGAGCTGTTTTTGGTTTATCAAGTATATTCGGTCCGTTGCTTGGAGCCTATATTACTGATTATATCAGCTGGCATTGGATATTCTATATCAATCTTCCAATTGGGGTTCTCTCATTAATGTTAATTGCTTTATTTTACAAAGAATCTCATAAACGCAAGAAACAAAAAATTGATTGGATGGGATCGATTACATTAGTTGGAGCAATAGTATGTCTGCTATTTGCTCTAGAGCTTGGGGGCAATGAGTACACTTGGGACTCTACTGTAATTTTAAGTTTATTTACCGGATTTGCGATTTTATTTACAATGTTTTTTATTACGGAAAAAAGCGCTGAAGATCCTGTTATTTCTTTCACTATGTTTAAAGATCGCCTTTTTGCTTCAAGCACGATGGTAGGCTTATTTTATGGGGTCTCCTTCATTGTAGGAATTGTGTATTTACCGATCTTTATTCAGGGGGTAACAGGTGGCAGTGCAACAAATTCAGGCCTAATCCTACTTCCTATGATGCTGGGTGTGGTAGTGTCCTCACAAATAGGGGCAATGGCGGCTCCAAAACTCGGGTTTCGGAGTGTCATGCTCATTTTTTCCGTTATTTTGCTAATTGGGATGTATTTGCTAAGTACAGTTTCAGCGGAAACATCAAGATTTGTAATTACATTGTATATGATAATTATCGGATTAGGCACAGGAGCTTCTTTTTCTGTAATAAATATGGCAGCTATCCATAGATTTGGACCGGAAAGCCGAGGTTCAGCTACTTCAACAGTATCGTTTTTACGACAGCTAGGGATGAGTTTGGGAATTACCATTTATGGGATTATACAACGTTCCTATTTTTCATATAAAACGCAAGAAATATCCAGTGGAAACAATCATTTGATTACCGGAGGAGCTCAAAATGATCCACGCTCTATTCTATCTGAGCAAGCACGTAAGACTATGCAAGAGCCATTACTGGATAAAATTATTGATGCCCTTGCAGAATCAATAAGTTATACATTCACATGGGCTCTCATACCATCCGTATTGGCGTTGTTTTTCGTGTTTTTCTTGACAAATGACCGTATTTCTAGTAGCGACACTCAACAGAAAAACTAG
- a CDS encoding Lrp/AsnC family transcriptional regulator translates to MKIDDIDKKIIDVLSEDSRLSMSALGRKINLSSPSVTDRVRKMESLGIIKKYTLEVDYEKLGLPIQCIIEATVKNGDYSSFRKYIEELPNVEFCYRIAGNACYMLKIQFDTFRKAEEFIENVSPYARTVTHFIFSEVQTNLKMSTQ, encoded by the coding sequence ATGAAAATCGATGATATTGATAAGAAAATAATAGATGTATTAAGCGAAGATAGCAGATTATCAATGAGTGCACTTGGAAGAAAAATCAATTTATCTTCTCCATCGGTTACAGATCGTGTTAGGAAAATGGAATCACTTGGAATAATTAAAAAGTACACATTGGAAGTGGATTATGAGAAATTAGGGCTTCCAATCCAATGTATAATAGAAGCTACTGTTAAAAATGGGGACTATAGCTCTTTTAGGAAATATATTGAGGAGTTACCAAATGTAGAATTCTGTTATCGGATTGCAGGAAATGCCTGTTATATGCTAAAAATACAATTCGACACTTTTAGAAAGGCAGAAGAGTTTATTGAAAATGTAAGTCCGTATGCCCGTACTGTCACACATTTTATTTTTTCGGAGGTCCAGACCAATTTGAAAATGAGTACCCAATAG
- a CDS encoding carboxymuconolactone decarboxylase family protein has product MARIEESQFGATPFQRLLGHNKEIMIMWSRLGNELEKEGKLTAHLKEQVRRTLAQSSGCAYCKAKGKPEPNLYDEKISIAVGFAEVFIKQKGDVPDAIFKVLKEYMSDGEISELCAFITFATASQYFGAIMKLEAQATDI; this is encoded by the coding sequence ATGGCAAGAATTGAGGAATCACAGTTCGGGGCGACCCCTTTCCAAAGACTTTTGGGACATAACAAGGAAATAATGATTATGTGGAGTCGACTGGGAAATGAGTTGGAGAAAGAAGGGAAGCTTACTGCTCATTTAAAAGAGCAAGTAAGAAGAACTCTTGCACAAAGTAGTGGTTGTGCATATTGCAAAGCAAAAGGAAAACCAGAACCTAATTTGTACGATGAAAAAATATCAATTGCGGTAGGATTTGCGGAGGTATTTATTAAACAAAAAGGGGATGTTCCAGATGCAATTTTTAAAGTGTTAAAAGAGTACATGTCTGACGGTGAAATTAGCGAGCTTTGTGCGTTTATCACTTTTGCAACTGCTTCACAATATTTTGGTGCCATTATGAAATTAGAAGCACAGGCAACTGATATATAA
- a CDS encoding DUF3147 family protein translates to MFTIVKILISAIIIGVITEFSRRYPQQGGVIAALPIVSLLSILWLYTQGEQMDKISRFAIGVVWGLPGTVVMLLIIGIALKHSIHLFASLGLGIAAWLVLFFAQDLIVKHISSL, encoded by the coding sequence ATGTTCACAATAGTTAAAATACTTATTTCAGCCATTATAATTGGCGTTATTACAGAATTCTCCCGAAGATATCCTCAACAAGGTGGAGTCATTGCGGCTTTACCAATTGTCAGCCTTTTAAGTATTTTATGGCTATATACTCAGGGTGAACAAATGGACAAAATAAGTAGGTTTGCTATTGGTGTTGTGTGGGGGCTTCCTGGAACAGTAGTGATGTTGCTAATTATAGGAATAGCATTAAAACATTCCATTCATTTATTTGCTTCATTAGGTCTGGGAATCGCAGCTTGGCTAGTCTTATTTTTTGCTCAAGACCTCATAGTGAAACATATAAGCAGTTTGTGA
- a CDS encoding VOC family protein, with protein MVGVEIDLVVTDSLKALELYENIFEIERIEVSDLPKGTNEAVFTLYGVRFHMLDENPEFQLIAPSKDDPKTIWFNVSVPDIKETYTKAMSLGCTEIQPVADLPDYGVSNAIFMDSFGYVWMLHQIHKVVSHEERIRLWEEKRNR; from the coding sequence ATGGTAGGAGTAGAAATTGATTTGGTTGTTACAGATAGCTTAAAAGCATTGGAATTATACGAAAACATATTTGAGATCGAACGTATTGAGGTTTCAGATTTACCCAAAGGAACAAATGAAGCAGTATTTACCCTTTACGGCGTACGCTTTCACATGTTGGATGAGAATCCAGAATTTCAATTGATAGCACCATCCAAAGATGACCCTAAAACAATTTGGTTTAACGTTTCTGTCCCTGATATTAAGGAAACATATACAAAGGCAATGAGTTTGGGATGCACCGAGATACAACCGGTTGCTGATCTACCTGATTATGGAGTGTCAAATGCAATATTTATGGACTCTTTTGGTTATGTATGGATGCTTCACCAAATCCACAAAGTTGTAAGTCATGAAGAGCGTATACGACTTTGGGAGGAAAAAAGGAATCGTTAA
- a CDS encoding Rieske (2Fe-2S) protein, which yields MSELIYAGSLKTLEDEGAKVIKGGSHAIAVFVYEKQVYAVDNRCPHMGFPLHTGSLCDGILTCHWHHARFDIKSGGTLDPWADDVPTYPVEIKENEVWVYPVPFNKVTIEKLRQRLRDGLEQNISLVIAKSVVGLMEAGFPATEIAKIGVEFGTTHRRSGWGSGLTILTAMTNVLPKLDKTGQVLALFQGLVHVARESSGMGTRFLLGSLPVSNEKNAQSFEQLSEWYRHCVEVRDSQGAERVLLTAIELGFSNEKLADMMLTAVTDHFYVNTGHTLDFHNKAFEILNQIGFEHRPYVLSSLLPGIGDVARSEESHSWQSPLNLVKPLMEAFPKLPDILANVSSRSDADIDEATLVEQILSDDPIKTINTMLDALKNGVTPSRLAQIVTLAAADRISRFHVQNDFRDWITVLHTFTHAHAVHESLRRSTTPELTRAVFHGAMSVYLDRFLNTPSARRPEPKNVETEPQNPSELLEMMNQQQQVAESARWVVNYLARGGDKSELFNTLGHALLREDAEFHSFQMYEAAMIEHDHWEKEDSELARYAQETLILAVTRYLAGHAPTAREMPHTAQIAMRLHRGEKLFEDE from the coding sequence TTGTCAGAATTGATTTATGCAGGTTCATTAAAGACGCTTGAAGATGAAGGTGCAAAGGTAATTAAAGGCGGAAGTCATGCAATTGCAGTATTTGTTTACGAAAAACAAGTCTATGCGGTGGATAACCGTTGTCCGCATATGGGCTTTCCCCTCCATACAGGAAGCCTATGTGATGGGATTTTGACTTGTCACTGGCATCATGCTCGCTTTGATATAAAAAGTGGTGGAACCTTGGATCCATGGGCAGATGATGTCCCTACTTATCCTGTCGAGATTAAGGAAAATGAGGTTTGGGTTTACCCTGTCCCTTTTAATAAGGTGACAATCGAAAAATTGAGGCAGCGATTACGGGATGGCCTTGAGCAAAATATTAGTCTTGTCATCGCAAAATCGGTTGTCGGATTGATGGAAGCTGGTTTTCCGGCGACTGAGATTGCAAAGATCGGCGTCGAATTCGGAACGACACATCGGAGGAGCGGATGGGGTTCTGGGTTAACGATTTTAACAGCCATGACAAATGTATTGCCTAAATTGGATAAAACCGGACAGGTTTTAGCGTTGTTCCAAGGCCTGGTTCATGTTGCACGGGAAAGCTCTGGAATGGGAACACGCTTTTTGCTTGGATCCCTTCCTGTATCAAATGAAAAGAATGCCCAATCATTCGAACAATTATCAGAATGGTATCGTCATTGTGTGGAGGTGCGTGATTCACAGGGAGCCGAGCGGGTGCTATTGACCGCGATAGAATTGGGATTCTCGAACGAGAAGCTTGCTGACATGATGTTGACAGCGGTCACGGATCATTTTTATGTAAATACTGGTCATACTCTTGATTTTCATAATAAAGCATTCGAGATTTTAAATCAGATTGGTTTTGAGCATCGGCCCTATGTACTGTCATCATTGTTACCTGGTATCGGTGATGTTGCCCGCAGTGAAGAATCCCATAGCTGGCAATCACCTTTGAACTTGGTCAAGCCATTAATGGAGGCGTTCCCGAAATTACCTGATATCCTTGCTAATGTTTCGTCACGAAGCGACGCTGATATCGATGAAGCAACATTGGTTGAACAAATTTTATCAGATGACCCTATAAAAACGATAAATACGATGTTGGATGCACTTAAAAACGGCGTCACTCCTTCCCGTTTGGCCCAGATCGTAACTTTAGCGGCAGCTGATCGGATTTCCCGTTTTCATGTACAAAATGATTTCAGGGATTGGATTACTGTGCTTCATACTTTTACTCACGCTCATGCGGTACATGAATCGTTACGCCGCTCTACTACACCTGAATTGACCCGAGCTGTTTTCCATGGAGCAATGAGTGTGTATCTTGATCGTTTTCTCAATACTCCATCTGCAAGAAGGCCGGAACCAAAGAATGTGGAAACTGAACCGCAGAATCCTTCAGAATTATTGGAGATGATGAATCAACAGCAACAGGTTGCAGAATCAGCGAGATGGGTAGTGAATTACCTGGCACGCGGTGGTGATAAAAGCGAACTCTTCAATACGCTCGGGCACGCTTTACTAAGAGAGGATGCAGAGTTTCATTCATTTCAAATGTATGAAGCAGCAATGATAGAACATGATCATTGGGAAAAAGAGGATTCCGAGCTTGCTAGATATGCACAGGAAACTTTGATCCTCGCAGTAACACGTTATCTGGCAGGCCATGCCCCAACAGCCAGAGAAATGCCGCATACAGCACAAATTGCAATGCGCCTCCACAGAGGAGAAAAATTATTTGAAGATGAATGA